Proteins encoded within one genomic window of Agelaius phoeniceus isolate bAgePho1 chromosome Z, bAgePho1.hap1, whole genome shotgun sequence:
- the LOC129133095 gene encoding myogenesis-regulating glycosidase-like has translation MDTRITHRSGKHGNFPKEGAKEGHLTDIVAPVKPSKELRPMLGAILLGLILFIAAVVAWCYYTVSLRKAERLKTELMDLRADGFVIRNQHGEVVFRLAFRSGSLDLESCSKEGEILSCSRSSRGPLNFFIQTVKPKDTVMCYRVRWEELAAGPAVEHTMFWEDAHWYGGSEMSIQHWPIRLAGYQEPVPYVTSDVYSFRDSFGGILERYWLSSKAAAIKINDSVPFHLGFNATERALFFQARYKDSPYKPPPGQQPFPELSYRVCVGSDITSIHKYMVRRYFNKPSKIPAENAFRYPIWSTWALYKNDIDQDKLLRFAEKIKKYHFNCSHIEIDDMYTQAYGDFDFDPVKFPNVTEMFAKLREDGFKVTLWTHPFINYNSSNFGVGIERQLFIKEPSGRLPAMVEWWNGIGAILDFTNPAARDWFQSHLRQLRHKYGISSFKFDAGETSYLPKQFSTFRPLSDPSIWSRRYTEMAIPFYELAEVRVGYQSQNISCFFRIIDRDSVWGYELGLKSLIPTVLTISMLGYPFVLPDMIGGNFLPNKTEGAAEIPNRELYVRWLELSAFMPSMQFSIPPWLYDKEVVEIAQKFTQLHESLVAPLLLELAGEVTDTGDPIIRPIWWISPRDEATHRIDSQFLIGDTLMVAPVLEMGKQERDVYLPAGKWRSYKGELFEKTPVLLTDYPVDLDEVAYFLWVS, from the coding sequence ATGGACACTCGGATTACCCACCGCTCGGGAAAACATGGAAACTTTCCAAAGGAGGGTGCCAAAGAAGGGCACTTGACTGACATTGTAGCACCAGTGAAGCCCTCCAAGGAGCTGAGGCCGATGCTGGGTGCCATCCTGCTGGGCCTCATCCTGTTCATTGCAGCGGTGGTGGCCTGGTGCTACTACACGGTGTCCCTGAGGAAGGCGGAGCGGCTCAAGACGGAGCTGATGGACCTGCGGGCGGACGGCTTTGTCATCCGCAACCAGCACGGCGAGGTGGTGTTCCGGCTGGCCTTCCGCTCGGGCAGCCTGGACCTGGAGTCGTGCTCCAAGGAGGGCGAGATCCTGAGCTGCTCGCGCTCGAGCCGGGGCCCGCTCAACTTCTTCATCCAGACGGTGAAGCCCAAGGACACGGTGATGTGCTACCGCGTGCGCTGGGAGGAGCTGGCGGCCGGCCCGGCCGTGGAGCACACCATGTTCTGGGAGGACGCCCACTGGTACGGGGGCTCGGAGATGAGCATCCAGCACTGGCCCATCCGCCTGGCCGGCTACCAGGAGCCCGTGCCCTACGTGACCAGCGACGTCTACTCCTTCCGCGACAGCTTTGGCGGCATCCTCGAGCGCTACTGGCTCTCCTCCAAGGCGGCGGCCATCAAGATCAACGACTCCGTGCCCTTCCACCTGGGCTTCAACGCCACCGAGCGCGCCCTCTTCTTCCAGGCCCGCTACAAGGACTCGCCCTACAAGCCCCCACCAGGCCAGCAGCCCTTCCCCGAGCTCAGCTACCGCGTCTGCGTGGGCTCCGACATCACCTCCATCCACAAGTACATGGTGCGCAGGTACTTCAACAAGCCCTCCAAGATCCCTGCTGAGAACGCCTTCCGGTACCCCATATGGTCCACATGGGCCCTCTACAAGAATGATATCGACCAGGATAAACTCTTGCGGTTTGCTGAAAAGATCAAGAAATACCATTTTAACTGCAGCCACATAGAAATTGATGACATGTACACCCAGGCCTATGGAGATTTTGACTTTGACCCTGTCAAGTTCCCCAACGTAACAGAGATGTTTGCAAAGCTGAGAGAAGATGGCTTTAAGGTCACTCTGTGGACTCATCCTTTCATAAACTACAATTCCTCCAATTTTGGTGTGGGGATTGAGCGTCAGCTGTTCATCAAGGAGCCCTCGGGGCGGCTGCCGGCCATGGTGGAGTGGTGGAACGGCATTGGGGCCATCCTGGActtcaccaacccagcagccCGTGACTGGTTCCAGAGCCACCTGCGCCAGCTGCGGCACAAGTACGGCATCTCGTCCTTCAAGTTTGACGCGGGCGAGACCAGCTACCTGCCCAAGCAGTTCAGCACCTTCCGCCCGCTGTCCGACCCCAGCATCTGGTCCCGGCGCTACACGGAGATGGCCATCCCCTTCTATGAGCTGGCCGAGGTGCGCGTGGGCTACCAGTCACAGAACATCTCCTGCTTCTTCCGCATCATTGACCGCGACTCTGTCTGGGGCTACGAGCTCGGCCTCAAGTCCCTCATCCCCACTGTCCTCACCATCAGCATGCTGGGCTACCCCTTTGTACTGCCAGATATGATTGGAGGAAACTTCCTCCCCAACAAGACGGAGGGGGCGGCTGAGATCCCCAACCGGGAGCTGTACGTGCGCTGGCTGGAGCTGTCGGCCTTCATGCCCTCCATGCAGTTCTCCATCCCACCCTGGCTCTATGACAAGGAGGTGGTGGAGATCGCCCAGAAGTTCACGCAGCTCCACGAGTCCCTGGtggccccgctgctgctggagctggcgGGGGAGGTCACCGACACGGGCGACCCCATCATCCGTCCCATCTGGTGGATCTCGCCCCGCGACGAGGCCACTCACCGCATCGACTCCCAGTTCCTCATTGGGGACACCCTGATGGTGGCTCCTGTGCTGGAGATGGGCAAGCAGGAGCGCGATGTCTACCTGCCAGCGGGCAAGTGGCGCAGCTACAAGGGGGAGCTGTTTGAGAAGACCCCGGTGCTGCTCACCGACTATCCCGTTGATCTGGACGAAGTTGCCTATTTCCTCTGGGTTTCCTAA